The genomic segment CTCGGATTTTACGATGATTTTTATTCCGAAGGAAGCGGAATCTAAATCTAAGGAAACTGTCCAAAAACTTCAGTTTTTGGACAGCCCCAAAAGCTTATAGCCAAAAACTTTCCCCATATTTTTCTTACAATCAATAAGATGCGAGATGTAGAAAATTTGATGAATTTATCATATAATAGAGCATCTCTAAGAACTTGGGTAGATTTTTAGAGAATTGTATAGGAGACCATATATGCCTTATACAGTTTTAGAAAAAGAACTTGCAACGCTCCCTCATGCTGCAATAAGTGAGGTTCTTGATTTTATCCGCCTGATAAAATTGAAATTTCCTGAAGAAGATGCTATTTCTGAAAAGAAGTCTCTTTTTGGCGTTTGGAAAAATGAACCTTTTTATATGTCTCCGGATTTTGATGACCCTCTCGAAGATTTTGCGGAGTATATGTAATGCAGTATTTGCTCGACACTCATACAATTCTTTGGTATTTATTCGGGAATGAGCGATTGTCGAAAAGCGCTAAAGATATCATTGAATCTAATGTTTGTTTTTACAGTTATGCCTCATTTTGGGAGATTTCAATAAAACAAAGTAAGAAAAAATTGGAATTTACTCATACCGTATATGAAATAGATGAGATGTGTAGACGCGCCGGATTTAGAAAACTTCCGATTACACTTGATGATTTCAACAGAATTCGAAATTTGCCGTTTCAAGATAATGTAAAACATAATGACCCATTTGATAGAATTTTAATCTCACAAGCACTTGAAAACGATTTAACAATCGTAACTACGGATGGAAATATTCCGTTATATAATGTAAAAACTATTTGGTAAAAGATAGAAAACCTAACGTCTGTTTCAAAGCTGTAATTACACAGAAAGACAGGCGGAGAGATGCTGTAACAGCTTTTCTCTACCTGTTTTTTTTGTAGCAGAGGTTACGATTATTTCATCCGTGCTGCATTCAAAAAAGGACGCAAGGGCAAGGAGCTGTTTTGCCTGTTCATTTTTACTGAGCTTATCGGCTTTAGTTGCCGTCAAGACAGCGGGTATGTTGTGCTCCCGGAAAAACTGCAAGGTTTGCAGCTCTATTTCAGCAGGATCCCGCCGGATATCCATCAATAAAAATACGGTTTTAAGTGTGGAGCGGGTTGTGCAGTAATCATACAGCATAGCGTCAATCCGCTTCCGTTCCGCTTGGGATACTTGTGCAAAGCCATAGCCGGGTAAGTCGGCAACACAAAACGATTCCGCATTAGGCGGCTTGCCTGTCAGGGCATTCACCGCAAAAAAATTGATCTCGCGTGTCATGCCCGGCTTTGAGCCTGTTTTTACGAGGTTCTTTCTATTAAGGAGCATGTTTATCAGCGAGGACTTTCCCGCATTGGAGCGTCCGAAAAAAGCAAACTCGGGAACGCCTATCTGCGGGAATTGCTTACTGTTAATTGCCCCTTTGATGAACTCGGCGGATACGATCTTGAGCATACCGGTTGTGATAATTCCCTCAGCCTATAGTCCGAAGAGGCGGGCGTAGGCGGCGAGTTCGGGCGGCATATCGTGCGATAAAACTTTTTTAGCAAGCACCTTACCGAGCTGAACCCCTTCTTGATCGAAGCTGTTGACATTCCAGATAAAGCCTTGAAACATTACCTTGTTTTCGTAGTGTGCAAGCAGCGCACCGAGCGCTTCCGGCGTAAGCGCCTTTCCGTAGATAAGGCTCGAAGGCCGCTCTCCGGCAAAGCTCTTATTCGCATTTTCATCCTGTTTACCGAGTGCAAAGGCTGCTATCTGCGCAACCACATTGGCAAGTAGCTTTTGCTGACTGGTAGAGCCTTCCACGGTAATGTCTTTGCCGTATTGACTTTCTTCAAAGCCGATAAACTGGAGCGGCACAATATCGGTGCCTTGATGCAGCAGCTGATAGAACGAGTGCTGCCCGTTGGTTCCCGGTTCTCCAAAGATAACCGGTCCTGTTTTATAGTGAATCGGTTCGCCGAAGCGGTTCACCGACTTTCCGTTGGATTCCATATCGAGCTGCTGCAGATGAGCCGGAAAGCGGGAAAGCGCTTGGCTGTAGGGCAGAATGGCGGTGCTGCCGTAGCCGAGGATATTCCGTTCATAGACACCGATCAGTGCATCCATGAGCGCGGCATTTTTGGTATGGTTCGGTTCGAGGGCTTGCTTATCCGCTGCGGCAGCTCCGGCAAGGAGGGCGTCAAAGGTATCCGCTCCGAATGCCAGCGAAAGCACCGCACCTCCGCATGCAGAGGTGGAAGAATACCGTCCGCCGATAAAGTCATCCATATAGAAGGATGCAAGGTATGAAGGATTGTTGGCAAGCGGACTGCTTTCGCTCGTTACGGCAACCATTTGCTTTGCAGGGTTTAGTCCCGCCTCCTGCAAAAATTGCCCGACAAAGCGTTCGTTGGTGAGCGTTTCGAGCGTGGTGCCACTCTTTGAAACCAAGATAAACAGCGTCGTTGATAAATCTAGTGCGGAAAGTACCGCCGCCGCATCGTCAGGGTCTACATTCGATATAAAGTGAGCGCGGAGCTTGAGCTTGTTATGCCGCTCTCCCCACGCCTTTAACGCAAGGTACAACGCACGCGGGCCGAGGTCTGAACCGCCGATACCGATCTGTACAACATCGGTAAAGGGTTTACCGGAGGAAGCGGTGATGGAACCGTTTCGGACTGCTTCGGAAAACTCACGGACTTTTTCCTGCTGCTCAAGATAAAAGGTTCGCATATTTTTGCCGTTGTAGATAACATTGTCGCCAAGCTGTCCGCGCGTAAGATGGTGCAGAACTTTCCGGTGTTCTCCCGTATTGACTTCTTCGCCTGAAAGGAGCCTTTGATACTTTAATGTTACTTGCTGTTCATTCGCAAGCGCACCGAGCATGGTGAGGATACTTTCGTTCACTTGTTTTGCAGCATAATTGTAGTGCATACCGGCAGCCATCGGTATGGAATATCGTTCGATTCGGTCTGCTCCTCCCGCTCCTTTTAGTCGCTGTGTGATATCCGGTATTTTTGCTTCCTGTAAATCTCGAAACAGGGAGCATTCATCTAAATTTTTCCACATAATCCTCTCCTTATTTAGCTGTTTTTTACAGATGGAAAACCCTAAAAATCACAGTTTTTAGAGATGCTCTTATACAATAAAACGTCTACGGGGAAGGTCATTACTGTACATTCTTCGGTATTGTTGTATCATCATGGGCAAGGTGCTTTTCTTTTTCAAAATGAATGAGTGTGAAGAATAATATCCCTACCAGTAAAAGTCCGATAAGCGTTGCCAGCGCCATAAGTCCTTGCGAAATGACCGCA from the Treponema medium genome contains:
- a CDS encoding DUF2281 domain-containing protein, whose product is MPYTVLEKELATLPHAAISEVLDFIRLIKLKFPEEDAISEKKSLFGVWKNEPFYMSPDFDDPLEDFAEYM
- a CDS encoding glucose-6-phosphate isomerase, which codes for MWKNLDECSLFRDLQEAKIPDITQRLKGAGGADRIERYSIPMAAGMHYNYAAKQVNESILTMLGALANEQQVTLKYQRLLSGEEVNTGEHRKVLHHLTRGQLGDNVIYNGKNMRTFYLEQQEKVREFSEAVRNGSITASSGKPFTDVVQIGIGGSDLGPRALYLALKAWGERHNKLKLRAHFISNVDPDDAAAVLSALDLSTTLFILVSKSGTTLETLTNERFVGQFLQEAGLNPAKQMVAVTSESSPLANNPSYLASFYMDDFIGGRYSSTSACGGAVLSLAFGADTFDALLAGAAAADKQALEPNHTKNAALMDALIGVYERNILGYGSTAILPYSQALSRFPAHLQQLDMESNGKSVNRFGEPIHYKTGPVIFGEPGTNGQHSFYQLLHQGTDIVPLQFIGFEESQYGKDITVEGSTSQQKLLANVVAQIAAFALGKQDENANKSFAGERPSSLIYGKALTPEALGALLAHYENKVMFQGFIWNVNSFDQEGVQLGKVLAKKVLSHDMPPELAAYARLFGL
- a CDS encoding type II toxin-antitoxin system VapC family toxin gives rise to the protein MQYLLDTHTILWYLFGNERLSKSAKDIIESNVCFYSYASFWEISIKQSKKKLEFTHTVYEIDEMCRRAGFRKLPITLDDFNRIRNLPFQDNVKHNDPFDRILISQALENDLTIVTTDGNIPLYNVKTIW
- the yihA gene encoding ribosome biogenesis GTP-binding protein YihA/YsxC, which gives rise to MLKIVSAEFIKGAINSKQFPQIGVPEFAFFGRSNAGKSSLINMLLNRKNLVKTGSKPGMTREINFFAVNALTGKPPNAESFCVADLPGYGFAQVSQAERKRIDAMLYDYCTTRSTLKTVFLLMDIRRDPAEIELQTLQFFREHNIPAVLTATKADKLSKNEQAKQLLALASFFECSTDEIIVTSATKKTGREKLLQHLSACLSV